In the Phaseolus vulgaris cultivar G19833 chromosome 7, P. vulgaris v2.0, whole genome shotgun sequence genome, one interval contains:
- the LOC137829193 gene encoding uncharacterized protein, translating to MSQGGEQGGDREDNVNMPMAMLVQLQKEFEMLKKNNEEELSMLRAENAHMRRKLQEETVLNSSFETVQPGIQVNERLYHNENSQTRRRWLENSGVCAGTSSRKHPFYDVIIDTPLPDNWKNLTIDKYDGSTDPDEHIAIYTTQISLYTWNDAVMCRVFPTTLKGAALSWFTRLPPLSIDCFDTLIEKFGAQFATSRPHHLTSIALVNIRQEKGESLRMFMERFGKVALGIRNLSPEVTMHHMITALKPGPFADSLCKKPAINLDELTQRASKFMQMEELREFRNQVRVDGGEKKVTEREHPPVARRAREEFRTRKFQQYTPLNTNRARILQEAMAAEIIPSPRKARTPERADRTKHCEYHKNHGHHTEECIGLKDRIEELIHAGQLKRFVQRGNPRVWLSPERDVRGRELGERRVEKLERRENKQVEKRDERRVGRQDERRDRIYQNTQLVRRSRERSLGRPVRGFINTISGGFSGKESSSARKQHWRNIRSVNHVFKRRTLPPMLFTDEDFQEIDPDHDDPMVITVEIAEYAVMKTLVDQGSSVDILFWDTFKRLHLREEDIVPFREQIIGFSGERVNTKGYVDLVTTFGRGSKVRKIKIRYLVVDASPSYNVLLGRSSLNKLGAIVSTPHLAMKFPTEKGEIATVYVNQRDARECYAAGLKMNLKVDKEVEKIVAMVDLDPRLNEERLEPKEETTAVQLGQDDRQCTYVSGSMPDELLSKLITLLRSNKDLFAWKPSDIPGIDPGVMCHKLSVCREAKPVSQKRRKLGEERRQAAIEETQKLIQAGFIREAKYTTWLSNVVLVKKPNGQWRMCTDYTDLNKACPKDTYPLPNIDRLVDGASGQ from the coding sequence ATGAGTCAAGGAGGAGAACAAGGTGGAGATCGGGAAGACAATGTTAACATGCCAATGGCAATGTTGGTccaattacaaaaagaattcgagatgttaaaaaagaataatgaagaagaattgAGTATGTTAAGAGCCGAAAACGCACACATGAGGAGAAAGTTACAAGAGGAAACAGTTTTGAATTCATCTTTCGAAACTGTCCAACCGGGGATACAAGTGAATGAGAGGTTATATCATAATGAAAATTCTCAAACCAGAAGAAGATGGCTTGAAAACTCTGGGGTTTGTGCAGGAACATCTTCTAGAAAACATCCGTTTTATGATGTTATAATCGATACTCCGTTGCCTGACAATTGGAAGAACTTAACCATTGACAAATATGATGGAAGTACGGATCCTGATGAGCATATTGCAATATATACTACTCAAAtcagcttgtatacatggaATGATGCTGTTATGTGCAGAGTATTTCCTACAACTCTGAAAGGGGCAGCATTGAGCTGGTTTACACGCCTCCCACCTTTGAGTATAGATTGTTTTGATACGTTGATAGAAAAGTTCGGTGCTCAATTTGCAACTAGTCGTCCCCATCATTTAACGTCAATCGCCTTAGTGAACATAAGACAAGAGAAAGGAGAGTCTTTGAGAATGTTCATGGAACGTTTTGGAAAGGTTGCTTTGGGAATCCGAAATCTTAGTCCAGAGGTCACCATGCATCATATGATAACGGCATTAAAACCAGGACCATTTGCCGATAGTCTTTGCAAGAAACCTGCGATCAATCTGGATGAACTAACGCAACGAGCatcaaaatttatgcaaatgGAAGAATTAAGGGAGTTTCGAAACCAAGTAAGGGTTGATGGAGGTGAGAAGAAGGTAACAGAAAGAGAACACCCGCCTGTTGCAAGAAGAGCCCGAGAAGAGTTCAGAACTCGAAAGTTCCAGCAATACACACCTCTAAATACAAACAGAGCAAGAATTTTACAGGAAGCCATGGCAGCCGAAATAATACCATCACCAAGAAAAGCAAGAACACCAGAAAGGGCAGACCGCACCAAACATTGTgaatatcataaaaatcatggtCATCATACAGAAGAATGTATTGGGTTGAAAGACAGAATAGAAGAGTTGATTCATGCCGGGCAGTTAAAACGTTTTGTTCAAAGGGGAAATCCAAGAGTATGGTTGAGTCCAGAAAGAGATGTGCGGGGGCGAGAACTGGGTGAAAGAAGGGTTGAAAAGTTGGAAAGGAGGGAAAATAAACAAGTAGAAAAAAGAGACGAAAGAAGGGTTGGAAGGCAAGACGAAAGAAGAGATAGAATCTATCAAAACACCCAATTAGTAAGACGAAGTAGAGAACGAAGTTTGGGAAGACCGGTTAGGGGGTTTATAAATACGATCTCAGGAGGTTTTTCTGGGAAGGAATCCTCATCTGCACGAAAGCAACATTGGAGAAATATCAGGTCTGTTAATCATGTCTTCAAAAGAAGAACTTTACCACCAATGCTTTTCACAGACGAAGACTTCCAAGAAATTGACCCAGATCATGATGATCCTATGGTGATCACGGTTGAAATAGCCGAATATGCTGTCATGAAGACCCTGGTTGATCAAGGGAGTTCGGTTGATATCTTGTTCTGGGATACGTTCAAAAGGTTACATTTGAGGGAAGAAGACATAGTGCCTTTCCGAGAGCAAATCATTGGCTTTTCAGGCGAAAGAGTTAACACAAAGGGATATGTTGATTTGGTAACAACATTTGGAAGAGGTAGCAAagttagaaaaattaaaatccgATATCTGGTGGTGGATGCATCCCCTTCATACAATGTGTTGCTAGGACGATCTTCCTTAAATAAGTTAGGAGCAATCGTGTCAACACCACATTTGGCCATGAAATTCCCAACAGAAAAAGGAGAGATAGCGACAGTGTATGTCAATCAAAGAGATGCTCGAGAATGTTATGCAGCaggtttaaaaatgaatttgaagGTGGATAAAGAGGTTGAAAAAATAGTAGCCATGGTGGACTTGGATCCCAGATTGAATGAGGAAAGGCTGGAACCGAAAGAAGAAACGACAGCAGTACAGTTAGGCCAAGACGACAGACAATGCACTTATGTAAGTGGAAGTATGCCTGATGAATTGCTTAGCAAACTTATCACACTGTTGCGTAGCAATAAGGATTTATTCGCTTGGAAGCCGTCTGATATCCCTGGAATTGATCCAGGAGTAATGTGTCACAAATTATCTGTTTGCCGGGAAGCAAAGCCAGTATCTCAAAAACGAAGAAAGTTAGGAGAAGAACGACGCCAAGCAGCGATTGAAGAAACTCAGAAGTTAATACAAGCTGGTTTTATCCGAGAAGCTAAGTATACTACGTGGTTGTCTAATGTGGTACTCGTCAAAAAACCAAATGGACAATGGAGAATGTGTACAGATTACACTGATTTGAACAAAGCTTGTCCGAAAGACACATATCCATTGCCCAACATAGACCGACTAGTTGATGGGGCATCTGGTCAATAG